A window of the Bufo gargarizans isolate SCDJY-AF-19 chromosome 1, ASM1485885v1, whole genome shotgun sequence genome harbors these coding sequences:
- the HAUS6 gene encoding HAUS augmin-like complex subunit 6 has protein sequence MQCAPRPQASWHKEYLWLMLQALGFDAGAEAATAGKTLLHVTSGMNMFDKPNKDAFYVVFHFLFAKLDAGRCKEVFRYCWPPLDKKKDAEFRKASCEWLKRISEDVGNGFPQVVASLFLSPGGPKFVQLLYHFTKYVMLQHIRRDVDDENPFIPAALQCRIHDPQKALARNKMARNKFLLTLQRENFLIKEYQKKAQLLVKEIRDLRSEYASLQTQFSAIQSVQSDKSKRDIKIEEVRSMWNTIMHTLKAMDDEMEVVDSVVGGDVDQFSLDGSNITLNIPSVLVTRIEREMNMLQLENVYEAGKVNLVTIIRLLNEALKIVKQENSYKGGRELRVDLQYLSAKLKFETEILQRLKHMRHKIKREDVVSVNKSIADKERDWEKKWKRILGKCPFSLFKGLNPILELQPPLAPLSFDPAADDALRNSVFSQYPVSLPELSNTDSSVKSKEPSDSFLSFMDIALFTPAGRKSLLFKNKMSPSIRRMSLNEKEFRTPTSNGKESFMQRSNSSVKRRSDTSWRTPPSSSLLHHTPTPCKQDARSTARLQLAQQVADYIVNESPKSVSRGMELDDLIGMLSSDPFFSRKEIPRTPENLISDIRTCWRKAIQTEEFSAVSNPLEVPCMDSLAEPEPGHCSQIDLSMACFLSTSHLSEQNDSPDARAPTSTLDPSSLQEALLSQRTSLQPEKVNFLKECENSSIVSPFVEKNQTYILENQSPGDIMGNTMLLSSLCHDNASAHTTLSWNSSNVVDYSNRSDSHEVIQFGILHETLPEGACNLSLNSTTSLETPEANKNVARGEQLLHNTDYSWKSTERKMDLDSIRVRYEALKRTFYTSLTEGENAQGQTSLTRVGKQKSESSLPTDSVKVFSPLDKVLSLDSECLMTPSPKGRKLSLPQLISFSPAEDFVRCTEDMSDVFDSHGVEALSETFDFTKPAIDLQKCTEEGVGQLIKL, from the exons ATGCAGTGTGCCCCGCGCCCGCAGGCGTCCTGGCACAAGGAGTACCTGTGGCTGATGCTGCAGGCTCTGGGCTTTGATGCTGGAGCAGAGGCAGCCACTGCTGGCAAGACGCTTCTCCATGTCACCTCTGGGAT GAACATGTTTGACAAGCCCAATAAAGATGCCTTCTACGTGGTGTTCCACTTCCTGTTTGCCAAGCTGGACGCCGGGCGCTGTAAGGAAGTGTTCAG GTATTGCTGGCCTCCGCTAGACAAGAAGAAAGATGCAGAGTTTAGGAAAGCGTCCTGTGAGTGGCTGAAGAGGATTTCT GAGGATGTGGGTAATGGCTTTCCTCAAGTTGTGGCATCCCTGTTTCTGTCTCCTGGGGGTCCCAAGTTTGTCCAACTCTTGTATCATTTTACAAAATATGTTATGCTTCAGCATATCAGAAGAGATGTCGATG atGAAAACCCTTTTATTCCAGCTGCCCTGCAGTGTAGAATTCATGACCCCCAGAAGGCTTTGGCCCGAAATAAAATGGCTCGCAATAAATTCCTACTAACATTACAAAGGGAGAACTTCTTGATCAAAGAGTATCAGAAAAAAGCACA GTTGCTGGTAAAAGAGATAAGGGACTTGCGCTCTGAATATGCATCATTGCAGACCCAGTTCAG TGCAATACAGAGTGTTCAGTCTGACAAATCCAAGAGAGATATCAAGATAGAAGAA GTCCGGTCTATGTGGAATACTATTATGCACACATTGAAGGCTATGGATGATGAAATGGAGGTTGTCGATTCTGTTGTTGGGGGAGATGTAGATCAGTTCTCTCTGGATGGATCTAATATTACTTTAAACATTCCCAGCGTACTGGTGACTAGAATTGAGAGGGAAATGAACATG TTGCAGTTGGAAAATGTTTACGAAGCTGGGAAAGTGAATCTTGTAACCATTATACGGCTACTGAATGAAGCCTTAAAAATAGTTAAACAGGAAAATTCCTACAAAGGTGGCAGAGAACTCAGAGTAGATCTCCAGTATCTGTCGGCAAAACTGAAGTTTGAAACTGAAATTCTTCAAAGGCTAAAGCACATGAG GCATAAAATAAAAAGGGAGGATGTTGTATCTGTTAACAAATCAATTGCCGATAAAGAGCGAGACTGGGAGAAGAAATGGAAGAGGATTTTAGGAAAGTGTCCATTCAGCCTTTTTAAAGGATTGAATCCA ATTCTTGAACTTCAACCACCTTTGGCTCCTCTTTCATTTGATCCTGCAGCAGATGATGCTTTAAGAAACAGCGTTTTTAGTCAATATCCAGTCTCTCTTCCAG AATTATCAAATACTGATTCTAGTGTTAAGAGCAAGGAACCCAGTGATTCCTTCTTGAGTTTCATGGATATTGCTTTATTCACACCTGCTGGAAG GAAATCTCTACTATTTAAGAACAAAATGTCTCCCAGTATTCGTAGAATGTCTCTAAATGAAAag GAATTTCGAACACCTACCTCTAATGGAAAAGAGAGTTTTATGCAAAGATCTAACTCTTCAGTGAAGAGGAGGTCTGACACCAGCTGGAGAACTCCTCCTTCAAGCAGCTTACTGCATCACACCCCAACACCATGTAAACAGGATGCTAGGAGTACAGCACGTTTACAGCTTGCgcaacag GTTGCGGATTACATAGTTAACGAATCACCAAAGTCTGTGAGCCGAGGAATGGAGCTCGATGATTTAATTGGCATGCTATCTTCAGATCCTTTCTTTTCTAGAAAGGAAATTCCTAGGACCCCAGAAAACTTGA TTTCAGATATTCGTACATGTTGGAGAAAAGCTATCCAAACTGAAGAATTTTCTGCTGTGTCTAATCCATTGGAAGTTCCATGTATGGATTCCCTGGCTGAACCAGAACCTGGACACTGCAGTCAGATAGACCTAAGCATGGCTTGCTTCTTGTCTACCTCTCACTTGTCTGAGCAGAATGATTCTCCAGATGCACGAGCTCCCACAAGCACTTTGGATCCTTCATCGCTCCAGGAGGCACTTCTGAGTCAGAGAACTTCACTGCAGCCAGAAAAGGTTAACTTCTTAAAGGAATGTGAGAACTCAAGCATTGTTTCTCCATTTGTAGAAAAGAACCAGACCTATATATTGGAAAACCAGTCACCTGGTGACATAATGGGCAACACAATGCTTCTGTCGTCTCTTTGCCACGATAATGCTTCTGCTCACACCACCCTGTCCTGGAATTCTTCAAACGTGGTAGATTATAGCAATCGTTCAGACAGTCATGAGGTGATCCAGTTTGGTATACTGCATGAAACCCTTCCAGAAGGAGCCTGTAACTTAAGTCTTAACAGTACAACTAGCCTAGAGACTCCAGAAGCAAACAAGAATGTGGCCAGAGGTGagcaacttctgcacaatacggACTACAGCTGGAAGAGTACAGAGCGTAAAATGGATCTGGACTCTATACGCGTTCGTTATGAAGCTCTTAAAAGAACTTTTTACACCTCTTTAACAGAGGGTGAGAATGCTCAAGGACAGACTTCTTTAACAAGGGTTGGGAAACAGAAATCAGAATCTAGCTTGCCAACAGACTCTGTGAAGGTGTTTAGTCCTTTAGACAAAGTTTTGTCCTTGGATTCAGAGTGTTTAATGACCCCTTCACCAAAAGGTCGAAAGCTCTCTCTTCCACAGCTAATCTCTTTTTCTCCCGCTGAAGACTTTGTAAGGTGCACTGAAGACATGTCAGATGTGTTTGATTCGCACG GAGTTGAAGCTTTGAGTGAGACCTTTGACTTCACAAAGCCAGCAATAGACCTTCAGAAATGTACAGAAGAAGGTGTGGGGCAACTAATAAAACTGTAG